A single window of Narcine bancroftii isolate sNarBan1 chromosome 1, sNarBan1.hap1, whole genome shotgun sequence DNA harbors:
- the LOC138749203 gene encoding C-X-C chemokine receptor type 6-like: MTDDEYYNYYYDENSTLAPDYYTFCNNSKIRDFTAVYMPSLYAIIFLAGLLGNSLVIVTKVFYEKLKTMTDVYMMNLAIADLIFICTLPIWAIDAYNGWIFGNLMCKIVKGVYTVNFYSSMFILTCVTINRYHAIVQATKMTKNKRIYSVFICTWIWMLAIIMALPEILLSKTSADEFGIIVCNMNYPPNSSNIIKAGVHLMQMVVGFLIPFMTMIFCYTIIAKSLLQAKGFQKSKSLKIIVAVVTVFIICNLPFNISLLLQTMQTVSEESTRCEYNANIIYAIIVTESIAYVHCCLNPILYVFLGVKFRNNFWKILKDIGCISQKQLNGYLKIEYKTSQQRSCVSETTMSSLKHF; this comes from the coding sequence ATGACAGATGATGAATATTATAATTATTATTATGATGAAAACAGCACATTGGCCCCAGATTATTATACATTTTGTAATAATTCCAAAATTAGAGATTTTACTGCAGTTTATATGCCCAGTTTATATGCAATCATATTCTTGGCAGGTCTTCTGGGCAACTCTTTAGTTATTGTTACAAAAGTCTTTTATGAGAAGCTGAAGACCATGACAGATGTCTACATGATGAATCTAGCGATTGCTGATTTGATCTTCATTTGCACACTGCCAATCTGGGCAATTGATGCATACAATGGATGGATTTTCGGAAATTTGATGTGCAAAATTGTGAAAGGCGTGTACACTGTCAACTTCTACAGTTCCATGTTTATACTTACCTGTGTGACCATTAACAGGTACCATGCCATTGTTCAAGCCACAAAAATGacaaaaaataaaagaatataTAGTGTGTTTATTTGTACATGGATTTGGATGCTTGCTATCATCATGGCCCTTCCAGAAATTCTATTAAGTAAAACAAGTGCTGATGAATTTGGTATTATTGTATGCAATATGAACTACCCACCTAATTCAAGCAATATAATCAAAGCAGGAGTCCATCTCATGCAGATGGTGGTGGGATTTCTGATACCCTTTATGACCATGATCTTTTGCTACACAATCATTGCAAAATCTCTGCTCCAAGCTAAGGGCTTTCAGAAGAGTAAGTCATTAAAGATTATAGTTGCAGTTGTAACTGTATTCATAATTTGTAATCTCCCATTCAATATTTCACTTCTGCTGCAAACGATGCAGACTGTCAGTGAAGAAAGCACAAGATGTGAATACAATGCAAATATAATCTACGCAATTATTGTAACAGAGAGTATTGCCTATGTACACTGTTGCCTTAATCCTATTCTGTATGTATTTCTTGGAGTGAAGTTTAGAAataatttttggaaaattttaaaagatattGGATGCATCAGTCAAAAACAATTAAATGGGTATCTGAAAATTGAGTACAAGACATCACAGCAAAGATCATGTGTAAGTGAAACTACTATGTCTTCTTTAAAACATTTCTGA